The stretch of DNA AAACTAACTAAAAACGGAGAGGGAAAAACCCTCTTTTTTTGTTTCTTTAAGGATTGGTAAGGACAAATTTGTGGTGGATATTCGTTGTAAAGAAGTAACTTTTACTGGGATTCAGGGAATTATTTTTGATAAAGATGGTACTTTAGAGAATTCTGAAGAGTTTTTGCGAAGTTTAGCGCAAAAGCGATCGCGTTTAATTGATGCTCAAATTCCGGGGGTTGGCGATCCGCTATTGATGGCGTTTGGGGTGGAGGGAAATAAAATCGATCCGGCTGGTTTAATGGCGGTGGGGAGTCGCCGGGAAAATGAAATTGCGGCGGCGGCTTATATTGCGGAAACTGGGAAGGGGTGGATGGAAGCTTTGGCGATCGCACGGCGCGCTTTTACAGAAGCCGATCGATACTTCCAAAATGCTGCACCTTCACCTCTATTTGTCGGTAGTTTAGAAATTTTGCAACTACTTTCCCAAGCTAACTTAAAATTAGGAATTCTTTCAGCTGACACAACAGCAAAAGTCCAAGCATTTGTCCAAAGATATCAGCTAACTAATTATATTCAATTAGCAATGGGAGTAGATGAAGGCCCTAGTAAACCAGATCCGATTTTATTTTGGCAAGCTTGTGAAAAATTGGGAATAGAACCTCATGCTACTTTAATGGTAGGTGATGCTACCAGCGATATTGAAATGGCACGTCAAGCTGGGGCGGCTGGTTGTATTGGTATTTGTTGGGGAAACGCCAAAGCTACTCATTTAGCAATAGCAGATGTCACTATTGGACAATTGGAAGAAATAGAAATTATCAATCCCTAATATTTCTGTAATCAAAAGGTAAAAAGTTAATTATAAAGCCTTCTTTGCTGCTGAATTATTGAACTAAAACTGCTTTTCTCTAGATAATTGTATCAGAACCTCAACCCTTGATAATTTTGACCCAATTGTGGTTCTGATGCAGCCTAAAACGAAGATATAAATGTGACACTTGCCTAAGTTCTTCTTTAAATAAGAAAAATATTTGATTATAACTTAGTAATTGCGACTTTTTTGCCATAAAACAATGATAAATCTATCTTCTGAGAGAGCAAAGAAGCTCTAAATTATTTGTCTTGGTTTCCGTCTAGAGATGGAGTAAAACTATGTATTACAAAGATAGTATTTGCATAGCACTAAACAAGCTAAAGCGAATTTAAATTGTTAGGCAAAAGTCTGAAGATTCTGAGGAACTAAGCATTCTGCCAACTAAAATTCTCAAATTAGCTTGAATTACATGATTAATTTTACTGCTAAGTGCAAGGAGAAAAAATGCGAATTGCCCAAGTAGCACCATTATGGGAAAGTGTGCCACCTCCAGCTTACGGAGGGATTGAGTTAGTTGTTGGATTACTTTGCAATGAACTAGTCAAACGAGGACATGAAGTTACTTTGTTTGCTTCGGGGGATTCTATTAGTTTAGCCAAATTAGAGTGGGTTCATCCTCGTGCCTTGCGCTTAGATAATACGGTCAAGGAATATAACATATATGAGATGTTGCATCTGAGTCGAGTCTATGAAAAAGCTGCCGATTTTGATGTAATTCACTCACACATGGGTTGTGCGGCTTTACCTTTTGCCAATTTAGTAAAAACCCCAACAATTCATACTTTACATGGAATTTTTACACCTGATAATGAGAAATTATTTTCTCACGCTAGACGGCAACCTTTTGTGAGTATTTCTGATGCTCAAAGAGAAACTCGCTTAAATCTTAACTGTGTGGCAACAGTTTATAATGGCATTGATGTTAGTACTTATAATTTCTACGAAAAACCTCAAGATCCGCCATATTTAGCGTTTTTGGGGCGGATTTCGCCTGAGAAAGGAACACATTTAGCCATTGAAATTGCTAAGCGTTCTGGTTGGCAATTAAAGATTGCTGGTAAGGTGGATGTAGTCGATCGCCTCTACTTTGAGCAAGAAATTAAACCCCATATTGATGGCGAACAAATTCAGTTTCTTGGTGAAGCTAATCACGCTCAAAAAAGTAAATTAATGGGTAATGCTGCCGTCACACTTTTTCCGATTACCTGGCGAGAACCTTTTGGATTAGTAATGATTGAATCAATGGTAACAGGAACACCTGTGATCGCTATGAATTTGGGTTCAACGTCGGAAATTATTGCTCATGGCAAGACAGGTTTTTTGTGTGATAGTGTCGAAGAATGCGTAGCAGCAATTGAGCTAGCAACTCAACTCGATCGCTACACTTGTCGTCAGCACGTAATTGACAATTTTAGTGTCCAGAAAATGACTTCTGGTTACGAAGCAGTTTATCAAAAGATTTTGACAGAAAAATTTGCTCAAAATGGACATTATCACTCGGTTAAAAAAGTGGAATTTGTCTAAAACTCAGCATTACATAACCACCTAATTTTTAGGTGGATTTTTTAATTCTAATCATATTATCACCAATAGTCATCGCCACTATTGATTTACTTGAAGTTGCAGGAGAAAAGAATATGTCACATCATAACAGACAACCAATCGCATTAATTTCTATTAGTGCCGATCCAGCAGCAGAAGTTGTTAAACAGGAAGTTGGTGGGCAGAATGTTTATGTGCGAAATGTAGCCGAAGTATTAGCTAAATTGGGTTGGCAAGTAGATATGTTTACCCGGAAAATCCATCCCGACGAGCCAACAATTGTGCAACATTCGCCTTACTGCCGCACAATTCGCTTGACAGCAGGGCCAGAAGAATTTATCCCCAAAAATGACTTGTTTGAGTATTTACCAGAATTTTTGGAAGCTTTTCTCAAATTCCAAAATAAAGAAGGTACAAATTATCCTTTAGTGCATACAAACTACTGGCTTTCTGGATGCGTAGGCTTGCAATTAAAAGAATTACGTAATATTCAATTGGTACACACTCATCATTCTTTAGGAGTTATAAAATATCAAGCGGCAGGTTATCAACCTCCAATTGGTACAACTAGATTAGCAATGGAAAAACAAATTTTAGAACAAGCAAATTGTGTAGTTGCTACTAGTCCGCAAGAGCAAGAAGCTTTGCGAAAATTAGTGTCAGAAACTGGAGACGTAAAAGTTATATCTGGTGGTGCTGATATTAGTAATTTTCGGTTATTATCGAAAGCAGAAGCTAGATTAAAATTAGGATTTGACCAAAAAGAACAGATAGTTTTGTATGTTGGTAGATTCGATCCTCGTAAAGGTGTAGAAACTTTGCTACAAGCTTGTGCGAATTGTCAAGCAAAAAATCAGGGAAGTTTTCGGTTATTAATTGCTGGGGGAGAAGATCCGCATTCAGAAAGCGATCGGGAAGAAGAAAGAATTAAACTGTTAGCGCAAGAATTAGAATTGACAGAAAAGATCTTATTTACAGGGCGGTTGAATCATGATATTCTACCTTTCTATTATGCTGCCGCTGACGTTTGTGTAGTTCCCAGCTATTATGAACCGTTCGGCTTAGTGGCAATAGAAGCTATGGCTTGCGGTACTCCGGTAATCGCTTCTAATGTCGGTGGGTTAAAATTTACTGTCATTCCTGAAGAAACAGGTTTGTTAGTGCCACCTCATGATGTTTCTGGTTTTGCTTGTGCGATCGATCGCGTTTTAACCGATGATGTTTGGGCTAAGAAAATGCGGAAACAAGCTTCAATTAGAGTCAGACAAAACTTTAGTTGGACATGGGTAGGCGGACAATTAAGCGATCTCTATCGTTGCTTGTTGGCCAGGTCAATTATGAATGAACAATTGTGGCATTCTCATTTACCTACTCGTTGGTCAACTAATGTGCCTCAATCAGAAGTTTCCCAGACAATATCAGCAAAGAGTTTAGGAAAAGTCTCCTAAAAACTGAGGATATTTTGAGTCGAGTTTGGTAAGTAATTATTCCCTATTCTCGACTCAAGTTTTTTGAGTCAAACAAGCTATCAAGAAAAGATCGTGTTATAGCGATCGATAGTATATTGAGTTATGTAAACCCTTGTCTATCAAAATCAGCAATAATTAGCAACATTATAGTTTCCCGATCGCCTTTAGCGTGATATATTTACCAAGGTATTACTTTATTGATTAGAGTTTATCGGAGAAGATCCAACTCTAGACAGAGGTAAATACTGTGTTTGATGTGCTACAAGAGAATTTGATACTTACATCAGCCAATTAACGTTATTTTAGAGTAGCCAATGCCAGCCTCAGCGCAATCTTCACTGCAAAAGGTGTTTGATTACACCATGCTTGAT from Phormidium ambiguum IAM M-71 encodes:
- a CDS encoding HAD family hydrolase encodes the protein MVDIRCKEVTFTGIQGIIFDKDGTLENSEEFLRSLAQKRSRLIDAQIPGVGDPLLMAFGVEGNKIDPAGLMAVGSRRENEIAAAAYIAETGKGWMEALAIARRAFTEADRYFQNAAPSPLFVGSLEILQLLSQANLKLGILSADTTAKVQAFVQRYQLTNYIQLAMGVDEGPSKPDPILFWQACEKLGIEPHATLMVGDATSDIEMARQAGAAGCIGICWGNAKATHLAIADVTIGQLEEIEIINP
- a CDS encoding glycosyltransferase family 4 protein, producing the protein MRIAQVAPLWESVPPPAYGGIELVVGLLCNELVKRGHEVTLFASGDSISLAKLEWVHPRALRLDNTVKEYNIYEMLHLSRVYEKAADFDVIHSHMGCAALPFANLVKTPTIHTLHGIFTPDNEKLFSHARRQPFVSISDAQRETRLNLNCVATVYNGIDVSTYNFYEKPQDPPYLAFLGRISPEKGTHLAIEIAKRSGWQLKIAGKVDVVDRLYFEQEIKPHIDGEQIQFLGEANHAQKSKLMGNAAVTLFPITWREPFGLVMIESMVTGTPVIAMNLGSTSEIIAHGKTGFLCDSVEECVAAIELATQLDRYTCRQHVIDNFSVQKMTSGYEAVYQKILTEKFAQNGHYHSVKKVEFV
- a CDS encoding glycosyltransferase; translated protein: MSHHNRQPIALISISADPAAEVVKQEVGGQNVYVRNVAEVLAKLGWQVDMFTRKIHPDEPTIVQHSPYCRTIRLTAGPEEFIPKNDLFEYLPEFLEAFLKFQNKEGTNYPLVHTNYWLSGCVGLQLKELRNIQLVHTHHSLGVIKYQAAGYQPPIGTTRLAMEKQILEQANCVVATSPQEQEALRKLVSETGDVKVISGGADISNFRLLSKAEARLKLGFDQKEQIVLYVGRFDPRKGVETLLQACANCQAKNQGSFRLLIAGGEDPHSESDREEERIKLLAQELELTEKILFTGRLNHDILPFYYAAADVCVVPSYYEPFGLVAIEAMACGTPVIASNVGGLKFTVIPEETGLLVPPHDVSGFACAIDRVLTDDVWAKKMRKQASIRVRQNFSWTWVGGQLSDLYRCLLARSIMNEQLWHSHLPTRWSTNVPQSEVSQTISAKSLGKVS